The Mercurialis annua linkage group LG7, ddMerAnnu1.2, whole genome shotgun sequence genome includes the window GTGCTACGTAAGCTTTGGGTAAGCCATGCACTTGCTCTctcactatatatatatatgtaacaTTTTGTTTACTCACCACCTTGTCTCTCCTTCTCCATTTAATTCTTGGCTTCTCTCTCTTTTTGCAAATAAATGAAAAACAAGGTCGCAGAGAGATTCTCTGAGTTTCTTGAGAGGTGGATATGTCAGCTCGACGATTATTTTCAGCAACTCATGGAAACGGTATCAAATGAACGATCCAAAACCGCTACATCTCAGTGCCTTAATCATCAACAAGAAGTAGAagctttagtccttaaagtgacACAACACTACAAAGAATACTACACTATGAAATGGGCTTTAGCTCACGAAGATGTTTTTGCTTTCTTTTCACCAGTTTGGCTTTCTCCTCTAGAGACTGCTTGTTCTTGGATTACTGGTTGGAAACCTTCTGCTGCGTTTAAACTCGTCGACTCAGTGAGAAAAAATAATCACACCCTAGCTGAGTTGACTCATGACCAGGAGAGCAAGATCGAGGAACTGAGGCGTAAGATAAAGTGGGAGGAAGATAAAGTGGAGAGGGAAATGGAGAGGCAACAAGTGGCTATAGCAAACGGGAAAATGGTGGAATTGACGAGGATGGTTTATAAAGTGAGTGGTATTCAAGCGAGTCAAGTAGAAGGATTAGCGCGAGTTGCATTGAAGGGATTAATGGCGGGATTAGAGAAAGTTATGAAATCTGCAGACTGTGTTAGGCTTAGAGCTTTAAAAGgaattttggatgttttgagTCCATTACAGTGCGTAGAGTTTTTGGCTGCTACTTGTATGCTTCATATTAAGCTGAGGCAACagggaaagaaaaaaaatagtattatcAATAATTAGGGTTTGTTGTGTTTGATATTAGGGTTTAGTTATTTGGTTTCTTGTTTAGCAGCTTTTGGTGTGTTTTTCGTCGAAGGgagtaataaataaattactttgtTTAATAGTTATAGTTCTGCTTGTAAAAAATATGTACTGTTTAttctataaatattaatatcgtCTTCTTCCATGGTTTTGATATTATATGGTAGTTTGTCTATAAATATTACATGGTTTATTCCATAATTGTTCTTTCAAttccaagttttttttttgacaaaaaaatatattccaaGTTCTTCTTTCTACTGATCAGATCTGACAGAAACAAGAAGGGATTCCATATAGGAGCGATGAATTTCATGCACTCGGCcaaccaaaaaaataattaagagaTGAGATAAACTATATATGTGTAATATATACGTCAATCCCCAAAGAAGGATTTTTTTTTAGGTTAACTCAGTAAACCACGTAGGATTGTGAAGTTTCTATTAAACGTATGACACGTGGTGATATTACATGAAAGTAATTAGTCAATAAATAGCATTGAATAATAATCATAAAATCACCAATTAATGTGCATTTAATAATtggttcataatcctacgtgaCGAAGTTCACACGAGAATTTCTCCCAAATAAGGATTTTATAGACATATTTATGGAGGATTTGGAAGTAGAGTTGATTCTAACTAGACATATTACATTAGAATTTAACAATAATTACGCACGTAGGATCGACGTATAATTTGAAGAAAGTTATTTACCTATTTTAGGTGTATATTTATATgaggatattaaactccataTATGTCACTGAACTTATATTGTTACAAAATGGATACtgtatactccctccgtcccataaagatagaaaaagcacccatttcacaagaattaagaaaatagttatttataggtaacttgtgataatttgtctaaattacccTTTGTAATCAATTAGTTAAGTACATTTTTCAAAGCCACTTTACTAATTATAGTACTTacaattcatttatttatcttttcaaaatatgcatttaatgttttatgataaacatgtaggggtattttgataatttttgacttaactaactccattttttctatttttatgggacaaaaaaaggtggtactttttctatctttacgggacggagggagtattatttttctttttggttACCGAAGTTATCATCTCGTTTTACCGGGATGTTAtctgaataattttttaatttgatttaaatttcaaaagatcattgaactataaaatttatttttaaaaaatactaaactatacattttgtttcaaaaaaagaTACTAACTTTGTTAagcaaaaataaacaaaatgataattttaCATCGATTTCCGGCAAGTGACTTCCAGTAAAATATAATGATAACTTTggtaaacaaaatcaaataaaatataataatattcattTTGAAACTTAGTAAAAGTTCATTCCCTACAAAGTTTAATACACATATATATGAAATAGCATAAGTACCAAAATGTAGAATACTAACTAATTTTATGACTTACGTGAATGTTTCGAGAGGTTAGCTATTTAACCGAAATTAATTTAACTGAATTAATaagcaattaaaaatataaacaaaccgATCGAATTAGACGGTTATAGTTAATTcgattaaaatataaatgaacCCGAAGTAAGAAAAGCATCCGAAGGAAATAATGTCATAAAGAAATCTGTAAGTTTAGGAAAAAAATTCTTGAATTGTTCATTGTCCTCATGATTATAGAAGTTCAATAAAACAAACTTTCCTCCAAGTATCGAGAAGGAATCATAAATAATGCCATGATCTAGAAGATAAAAAGCAATGTTGAACAAGTCAAGTAGGGTTTTCACAGTAACAATTAAACAAGGTCGAGCAGAAGACTCTGAAGGAGCAAAGACGATCGGAGGTTTATTCACCACATGGGTATAGGAACGTGAATTACGCAACGAAGGAATGTGATCATGCTTGGGGCGATTATCAGCAGCAGGAACTTGACGTTGCATGGGAGGAGCTGTTGTAGTGTTAGGGTAACATAAAAAATAGGCTCTGATCCGCATAGAACCAATAAAAACATTATTCAGACTATATAGAGAATCCCTTACATCCTGTTCGGGGTTGAGGTGAAGAAACCCAAATCGTTTGTTCGGTCAATTTTTCTTGCGAGCGATTGTAACCCTGCCTCGAATATGATATTTGGCAAAAGCCCTTTGTAAATAAGAATAATACCATAGTTCTGGAAAATTCTCAAAGTATAGGACTTGAGATGTAGAGGATCGGTTTTCGTAGACAAATCTGGACGGAGGGGCTGCAATCTTAAACTGAGGAATTTCGAGCGACGACTGGGAAAGAGGTTTAGGGTTCAGGGGAGGCATGCATCGGCAACAAATTGCTAAAGTCGTGTGCGCTACTACGCAGATAAAAGactaatattcataaaattttGAGAGGCGAAAACTCTCTAGGTTCCCCCTGGCTCCGCCCTTAAACGTGCTTGCCGCAGTGGTCCTATTGCCCAAAATGTTATGTTGGAATATGcttagaattctaattcctatttgtattaggactctattaatgaagtgtttgggagaaggataattttgttatcattggctaattaggaagtataaatccaattaggattaatattcctaatgccatataaattatttacttactataaatacactaccTTGTTCACCTTTTAGACAACAccaaaaccgaacacacaatgtagacattgatgtgaataaggggaaaaaGGGGTGTGtggtgatgtgaggaatataagttaattcttacccttttgggttacttcttgtagagagagaaaaactttgtgggtttttcttctaagggcatatttactagagataTTCTCTATTTGGtaattctccaccaattttatactccttttgatgattagtggatgactcgaatctttcgcccgtggatgtacgctttaatgcagaaccacgtaaatctcttgtgttatttatttattttgctatattattgtttgttgatcaaatccattattaaatacttaccgaatggtttcgattccgctgcgcataccaatccggtcaagaaatggtcacgacaattggtaccaaagatttaacaatcggtatcaatgttacaacaattggtatcagagccaatttggtttttcagatttataatggattatgattattatggcAAAATTATTATCAGGAGGATTTCGCAAGGCGCAATTACTTGACACaaaaaagatgttttggagatAGAGAAGACACCAATTTTCAAGCGCCAAAAGCTGTTTATTGAAGACAGACTTGGGTATGTAAATTCTTAAGGAGAATTTTATGATGGAGATCAATATGCTACTTTAAACTACAAAGAAAAATGGTATGACTtttctaaacacacaactatttgaggattttatgGAGTCTTTGTAAGATGAATGATTGGGGTAATCTCTTTATACTCTCATGAAATTCTATTAGtgatttgaattaaaaattgcTTTTATGAGTTTGTTGAATGAAGAGTTTGTTTGGGCATaatcagattttgataaaatcatgatattGTAAAAGAGATTTTGTCTGATTAAGTAGCAATCTTAGACACAAGATGgattacaacgtttgtaatttggaaTGGCGCCACTATTGGATCACTCATAAGTCAATTTGTTTGGAGATAATTAGATGAGGACTGAATGCTAGAGGTTACAGGCGAATCAGGTTAGAGAACCAGTCTACGCTTAAAATTGCAGCATAATTGTTTTTTACCCGAAATTTATGCAGATTcaggttgttcatatcacataTGTGCCAATTTCTATTGGTTTTCTGACTACAACTAAGTCGTTAGTGGAGTGTAGTTATGGGTAACAGTCAATACATGCAGAATTTGGATATTGGTTCAGTCAAGGGAAAAATGCATAATGAGACAGTTAGAACAATAATGAATGTTCAACATGATTTCTATATGCACATGTctgatattttaatatataaaactacgagttttatgggttatttggcGATGAAGTTAGATTGAATGCTGCACTTTTGATGTATATTCATTGGGTTGGTCGACTTATAAAGATTAAGGGATATGCTACGAcctcaacatttattttttgatttaatcattatagGCTACTAATGACGTTTGTTTTTGGTATCAGTTTTAAGACCAAAAAAATTTGAAGCTTAGTGAAATTTTAATTGATACACCCGAAAATAGTAAATCTTCAAGTCATTTTGGTTTCAGCAAGTTCAAGAAGTTCTTGAAACTTGTATGGTCCTCCTCAAAGAACCTCTTTTGGAATAAGTTCGGTTTGAACTTAAATGGAGAATATGGAGCACAACAGTAATCACAGTTTATTAAAGAATTCAAGTCAAGGTGGAGATTtttggaatatgcctagaattctaattcctatttgtattaggactatattaatgaagtgtttgggagaaggataactttgttatcattggctaattaggaagtataaatccaattaggattaatattcctaatgccatatagattatttacttactataaatacactaccTTGTTCACCTTTTAGACAACACCAAAACCGAaaacacaatgtagacattgatgtgaataaggggaaaaggAGTGTGtggtgatgtgaggaatataagttaattcttacccttttgggttacttcttgtagagagagaaacactttgtgggtttttttTCTAAtggcatatttactagagataTTCTCTATTTGGtaattctccaccaattttgtactccttttgatgattagtggatgaaTCGAATCTTTctcccgtggatgtacgctttaatgcagaaccacgtaaatctctttttatttattttgctatattattgtttgttgatcaaatccattattaaatacctatcgaatggtttcgattccgctgcgcataccaatccggtcaagaactggtcacgacaattggtaccaaagatttAACAAtgggtatcaatgttacaacatgTTCAATCCTTTTTTTGtctaaagataaattaaattaatataagcATTGAAGTTTATAGTAAATCAACTGTTACAAAATAAGGGTAATTATTAAAAACCTGATGAGATAAAGTCAAAATAGCGAAGCCCCAcacttttattattaaaaattaaagtaaaccGAACAATTAATTGATCAAtttgaatcaaaataaaacaaaaaaacataattttaaaataaatttttgaccaaaaaattCAAGTGCTGATAATTACTGAGCATGCATCATGTTTACTCCAGTATTTTCATCATTAACTTGTTAtgctaaaatatatttaaatgatacgACTGTTTACCTCGACTTATCAAAAAAACTTGAATTGAAGTTCGAACAAACACTATATAAACAGTCTTAATCAAATTAAGGATTAACTCAAAACAACCGAAATAAAATCATCAAAGCATTATCATAAATACAATCATACTtgcaaaaataaaccaaacaaagacattaaaaacaaatggatcttccgtttggagacaatttttttattgaaaaccATAGTTCAGTGTCACCATACCCTCACAAGAACATAGTTCTTATTTAGAGAGAAAATAAAGAGTGGggtagagagagagagagaaagtttTGAAGCGGTGTATACATCCGTTGAATGGTCTTCCTAACTATACCTACAATAATATATAGCCGTTTTATAGTTATTTCATGCAGGCCTAATGCCTTAAAAGAATGGGCTTTTTAGATAAATACACATAAAATAGTAAAAGAAAATTAGGGAAAACACtccatttttataaataattgtaaAGATTACCTCACCAAAAAAAAGATATGGAAAATActtccctttttttttatttctgtttttactCTGACgtggttttttttaatataactacctggtttatttatgtttttactccctctcttttataacttatttttatacTCTCAGAGCAGTTActgctcctcctcctcctcctcttcttcttcttcttcttcttcttcttcttttttctcttttttttcttcttcttttttttcttctctatcttttttttcGTCGTTCGCCAATCCTTCACTGATCtgccgtcgtttcgccgccaaTCCTCCGCTCttctatattaaattttagcaatttttttcttaactcgtggtgattattacgagTTATTTTAATGCTCAGATCTGAAAAAATTACTCTTCAATTTTTTCTGTTTAAGATCTAAAAAATCTgcataaataacaattttatgatgaaaaaaataattttctgcagaaataacgatttttttgcagaaaacagcgtctgattatcatatcgttctCACTAagacgttatcatatcattatcataacattgcagcgaaaaatgattttttattaagaaaagtgcttgattatcatttcggtatcaCTAACGTTAGCATATCTATATCAttaacgttatcatatcaatatcataatattatacggttatgataataatatgataagattatgataatagtatgataaagttatgatatagttatgataaagtacgtcatgataatgttatgataatattttttgatactgttatgataaagtatattgtgataatgttatgataagtttatgataaaaaattacgatatagttatgataaaagtacgtcatgataatattatgataatagtatgatatagttatgataaaagataaataatgttatgataacattatgataaatttgatgataataatatgataccgtttgaaaataatatgataccgtttgataataatatgataaggtataataaaatgttatgataaagtacgttatgataatgttatgataatatactattatgataaagtaggtcatgataatgttatgataatataccgttatgataaagtacgtcatgataatgttatgataatatagtgttatgacaaagtacgtcatgataatgttatgatagcactatgataatcaaatattatttttcatagatttgttttattttctacAGTATTATAATAACGACGtgataatgtagtgataatgatatgataattaGACACTGTTTTTccacagaaaatcgtttttttttttgcagaaaattatttttttcagatgaaaatcgtttttttctacagatttttagatctgaaaactgaaaaattgtAAGATCGATATTTTTTACGTCTGTAAGTTAaaataaaccataaaaattacataatcgataatttaaatctcaaaaaatagTGGAACGACGGCGAAGGCGATGGCGGAGCGATGGCGGAGGCGATGTCGGAGGTGATGGCGGAGGCGATGGCGGAGAAATAGTGAAGAAGGAGAgaataaaaatggagaaaagagaaccagagagagagagagaggagagaggagagaggctGTCAGTTATATGAGAGTAAAATTCTGAATATTTTGACACAGAGAGTACAAAAATAATTAGACAAAAATTATGAggtatttttaatatcttttctaCACTGAGGTagtattttctattattttcttattttaggtAAACACCTAATAAGCCCAAATAGTAAAATAATCTCAAGAGCACCCATCAACTAAATTTGTTGCACAAATACGATTTTACCGATTTGAGTTGCAGAGATATGGTTTTTAAGTTGAGAAATACGATTTGTTAAAATCATTCTAAAAATCTCAGCCAAAATCAAATAGCTACATTGAAGATTTTCATTTATTGATGGATATGACGATTTGTTGAGGTTAAAGAATCAATTACTCGCAAAATTGTTGAACGAAGACGGCGACGCTGTTCTATTTCCGGTCCACCGCGCTCGTTGCGGATGGGAAGAGTCTGAGGTACAAATTCTTCTTAAGATTCTTGAATAGTTTGCAGCAGGAGGAGTggatataaaatttgaagaagATGAGTCCAAGGAAGATGAAATTGATGAAGGGGAGGAAGAATAAGATTAGAATTCAAGAGGCGGCTATAAGATTACATTGTTATGTTAATTTTTCATTGAGATTCCATTTGTGTTTGATGTCCATGTGGTAATTGAGCTCTTTTTCATTGATTTGAATATAAATCTTATTGAGTTCAACATGTTTGTTTAAATGTCGCACTCAGCTAACTGATATATTAGTCGACAGActgtcaaattttataaaatgcaGCTCTGAATCCAAAATCAAATAGCCATCTCTGTGAACTCATCTTTGCCCCAGTGGGTAGCTGCTGATGACGATGCTGATATCAGAAGATATGCTAGTATTTGCAGATCATCAAGACTTCCATTTTAgatgcaaaagaaaaaaatgtaaattcaTTCTTATGTATGTATTTTTGCTACTTTTTTCCAAACCCAGGGAATTCATGTCTAACAAAATGGTTAATTCATTATGAAGCAGTAAATTGTGTAGACTTAAACCAATTATATGCTTCGTGCAAGAATCTCCCAACTATAAATTGTTTGACAATGTCTTCAGTGCAATTCTTTGTAAACCCTCTCCAAGAAACTCTATATGGTGTAGTCGAACCCGGTCCGTAGTTCAAATGCTCAATGTACTGAACTGTATCTAAAGTGCTATAGTTATCCCACTTATACCACCCTTGTGGATGTATCAGCTTGCCTAAATAGCTATTCATTAACATAGTTCTCGAGTAGTTTCTCCATGGCCGTCACTACAATAAATTCAATTATcattatagaaaaaataattctaataatatcAGTTCATTAAATATAAGTTCACCAATAATTTACTATCGTTTTACTTAAAAAccaatttactattatttatttttttaaattataaaatatttacttaatgacttactatcggtttacttaatataaatttattaacgatttactatcagtttacatAAAAAccaatttactattatttatattttaaaaaattatgaaatattaaacttatggtttatatcggtttactagatataagtttaccaacggtaTACTAtcagtttattaaaaaataatttactattgtttatttttttaaaattgtaaaatattaaacttatgatttatatcggtttactaaatataaatttaccaacggtttactatcagtttgcttaaaaaata containing:
- the LOC126656670 gene encoding protein DOG1-like 4; translation: MKNKVAERFSEFLERWICQLDDYFQQLMETVSNERSKTATSQCLNHQQEVEALVLKVTQHYKEYYTMKWALAHEDVFAFFSPVWLSPLETACSWITGWKPSAAFKLVDSVRKNNHTLAELTHDQESKIEELRRKIKWEEDKVEREMERQQVAIANGKMVELTRMVYKVSGIQASQVEGLARVALKGLMAGLEKVMKSADCVRLRALKGILDVLSPLQCVEFLAATCMLHIKLRQQGKKKNSIINN